gaaccctgttagtaaatgagggccattgagtaccACAAACTCTGTGCAGATTGTTCTTGACTTTGAAGCCAGGACCCCAGAACTCTAAGGCAATAGGGTTAACTGAGCCATCATACTGCACCAAATCTACATGTTTGATTAAAGGACACTGGGTTATGACAAAAACAAggacaaaaactgccagaaaaaaaacaagtggaacctTAGCCTAAAACAGTTTGATAGAGCTCCCCTGTAATGTCTAGTTCTGCCCCAATGaggcagattttattaaaactgTGTTCACATGGGCAACAGACATGCTATGTTGGATGTGGAAAATAGATTTCATAGATTTCCACATCCAACACAGCACAGTGTCACTGCCCAAAACCCTGCTCCCATTGACTGCAGTGCAGTTCAGCACCTAAACTCCCATTTACTTCAGTTCACTTCAGTGTATaagctcccattaaagtcaataggagttTTAGGGTTGGACCCGCTGTGCTGCCCACGGCCAAACAGAAGAGCTTTACATGGGCACATCTTGTGCCCATGTAAACATACCATAAAAGaaaaactgtctttgttgcccgTAGCAACAAATCACTGCACATATTTTCTTCCATCAAacagtttaaaggagtattccagttttatacatcttatccctatccaaaggatagggataagatgtatgatcgcaggggtcctgccgctgggaacccccgcgatctcagtgcagcccctagCATTCTGTTcagggtgctgcctccgagactagggggcgtggctgtgacgtcacgctatgccccctccattcatgtctatgggaggggcttgacagccgtcacgccccctcccatagacatgaatggatggggtgtagcgtgacatcactaggggcgtggccgtgacgtcacatccccaactCAGAGGCAGtgctggcacagaatgccgggggctgcaccaaaaTCACGGGGGTACCCAGCGGAGATCATacaccaaaaggataggggataagatgaataaagctggaatacccctttaagaaagagctGTGATAGACTGCTATGGGCAATAAAGTCAGTTTTGATAAATGAAGCCTGGCATTTTTATTTTGCCCAGTGCACTCCTTTGACTTCTGGTGCCAGTAAACACATTTTTGGTAAATTCACTTTCAGTGGTCTAGTAATATGATAACCCTCCTTTCAGCCACACTTTTATGGCTGACCAACTCAGTTTCTCATGCATTATCAAAGTGTCAGGGCCCTGGGTGATTTCACATTATATCCTGCTATATTTTGGGAATGAGATTATCAGATTACTAAATGTCAAAGTCATTTTCCTTCATATTCCTTCAGTCAAGAATAATGTTCAGGGTTCCGGGTTAGGGTCTGCAGCTTGAAGCAGTTTACATATCTacattatctatctgatatcatAAGGATACATTTATCAGAATCGCTGGGCTGTTTATGGGAAAATCGCTGCTGTCATCAATCTGCTCCGCGCAAAACATAATCACCGCAATATTGTATCACTAAGGGGTCATCGGAGAACAAATAGGACAAGGAATGTCACAGCTGATGTTACATTGTAACTCAATGGTGCCAAACATGCCTGTGGCCTTCTACTGTAGAAATTCAGATTCTATGAGTTTCTTTCCATACAAAAGACAGGGGTTGGTTTTTGCATAAAATTTTTACAGAAAGTtgccagctttaaaggggtactccgaaaggaaatctttttttttttaaatcaactggtgccagaaagttaaacagatttgtaaattacttctattaaaaaatcttaatccttccagtacttattagctgctgaatactacagtggaaattattttctttttgaaacacagagctctctgctaacatcacgagcacagtgctctctgctgacatctctgtccattttaagaacagtccagagtaggagaaaattcccatagcaaacatatgctgctctggacagttcctaaaatggacatagatgtcagcagagagcactgtgttcaaaaaagaaaagaatttcctctgtagtattcagtagctaataagtactggaaggattaagatttttaatagaagtaatttacaaatctgtttaactttctggtaccagttgatttaaagagaaaagttttccaccggagtacccctttaaccctacacTACAAAAGTCATACTAAACCCCCATATCCTTATATTTCCTGGAAGTAGAAACCTTACACATTGTCAAAAGGCCACACAACACtttttcccatattccataaaaatgcataaaattGATACTCATGGCTAAGATTGGAACACAAAAACCAAGCAAGTACAGAGTCCATACATAACTACAACAGAActtaatttaaattaaattaaaaacaaattaaagattttaaaaaagGGAGTCCAAGTGGGCTTTGGGGGATCATACACCCACATCACACATTGATGAGCTATGTCTAGGATAGACCCTCAATGTATGCtggaaaaagaaaaacttttatttttaacatggaaccattaaaggggtactccgctcctagacatcttatcccttatccaaaggataggggtataAGAGGCCTGCTTGTGGGGGTCCCACGGGGGACCccacaatcttggctgcggcaccccagacattcggtgcacggagcgactaacaatgtggggcggaggctcatggcgtcacggtcatgccccgctcatgaccttatggccacgccccttcaaagcaagtctatgggagggggcgtgattgctgtcacgccccctcccatatacttgcattgagggggcatggccatgacatcacgagcctccagcgctgcaccagaTGCTCTAAACGTACGCCAGGTGTagcagggagattgcgagggtctcgccgctggataggagataaggagataagatgtctagggtcggagtacccctttaaggtgaaaaacaaATACACTGACCTTTGCTGCTCTGGAGCTTCTAAATACTATTTCAACCAAATATTGTTATTACCTATAGTAATATAATGTCCTATCACCAAAGATTGATACATGGGTTATGgtgaacatatttttttatatacattcaaTATAAGTTACCCACAGATCTCAATTATTTAGGAGGAGTCTTCAGTGTTTGCTTAAATAGACACTGTCATTTGAACAAGCTTGTATAGAACAGTAGTGCAAGTGAATATAACAAATGCTGCTTTATATCTAACCAGACAAAATGCTTTTTCCTCCTGTTATTAAATGTTTTAaacccccctcaccccccccccccccactcctgctgctaaactcTTCCACTctaaaaatcagctcagcttttgtCTTGTGTGTGTAAGACAAGAAATACAAGTCcatggaggggggaagagggagaTGGGAAGAGAAGTGGGGGTAAAAATACACAGGCTGCAGAGAGATCGCTTCTAAATTTGAACATATATATTTCTTCTTCTAGGATGTTAGACGTGTTCCAGGAGTGCCCCCAACTATAGTTAGGTCAACTTCAGAAACCAATGAAAAGCGACCCTTCATGTGTGCATATCCTGGATGCAACAAGAGATACTTCAAGCTATCCCATCTGCAGATGCACAGTAGAAAGCACACGGGTAATACAATATTTTCATACTGCTGTGTCTATAGCTTCAGGTTTCGTGACAGATaaagttgtatataggagccattCTTCTTGTATGAAAAAGGGATCTGTATCTTATGGCATAGGCTTAAACCGCATGTTCATGTGCAGATACCTACTATGAATACTATGGTTTTACcctattttatggatttttttaacACACAATAATGTCATTTTTTTCTTAAGGAGAAAAACCCTATCAATGTGACTTTAAAGACTGCGAAAGGAGATTTTCTCGTTCAGATCAACTGAAAAGACACCAAAGACGGCACACAGGTTGGTCATGTATATGTGATTGCTGCATCTCCGGCTCTCCCGTAGGGATGCATGAAGGGTCGACACATTTCATTATGGGGAGAAATGGGGTTCCGGGCAGGAGAACACGGGGGGATTCTTGACTCCCTGCAATCTTAAActcattccctatcctttggataggggataagtttttttttttaactggactACACCTTTAGAAGAAGAAAGTACAGTATGTGCTTCGAAAATGTGTCAGTCTACATTATGGTACATACGGTATATGATGCCTTTATCCAGGCTTATGTGAAGTGAGAGAAGcagatgtcatctatatataagACCCCAAAACAAAGCTCACAAGATAAAAGTATTCTTCTAGGGGAAAATAGGAAGCCATACAGAGTCACTATATGGCAGCAGATTTAGTTCCTACCAACAATCAGTGGTGTACATAGAAGAGAGGGGCGCTATAGCAAAAATCAAAGGTTCCTCTACCCCATTTTGGTAACTGGCCAGGAGCTTTGTCTTGTGTATGAATCTaaacttaatgggggagatttatcaaaacgtgtccagaggaaaagttctccagttgcccatagcaaccaatcagatcgcttctttcatttataacaaggccactgaaaaatgaaagaagccgtctgattggttgctcttttcctctgcacagcttttgataaatctcccccaaaatcttTACTAGAACTACTAGAATTCTGGATCATATGGGCAATAATATCgtacaaaagaaagaaaatgtgctGTTTCTCAAGGACAATGAAGATGCAATAAATGGATTGTGGTGTAAATGTGGTTAACGTGTAGTGGTTTATACAATGTAACTGTAGATACTGGGACAGGGGGGAAAGGAGAGggggaaaagaagaaaaagggggaaagatATTGcctaaaaacacccaaaaatgtACAAATGCAGAGTTCTAAAGTACATTTATTTGCAGTATTTAGATTAAAATAGCCAAAGTGGATGCCGACTATCCACTCTGATAAAGGTAATATTAGCATAATGTAAAACACAGTAATAAATAGAACAATTAGTCAACTGTGTGCGTGATCTTTAAAATATATTCATAGTCCCAAATATAAACAAATGTAAACCTTGATCTCAAAGTCACCTTCAATTGCAAAAACTTATGCTGCCAAAGGCAGAAGCATTAAAGGGTttatctggcagacagtaatggacatgcttaggaaggatctgcgcttgtcttgggctaaatggctatgttgtgagattaccataatactgtggctagctttttgtgaacttgtatttcctgtttgacttatgttttttttttttactacaaatcccacaatgcaattttcctccctctcacacatcagccaccccacccgttaaaacaaaagacctgtggttttcaatcagggtgcctacagctgttgcattagttgcagattgatctttctcccaccaagcgatcactccacccattgaagcagacaggctccctgtcatcagctgactagtgagtcaggtctcggccactttgcaacctgggaaaaatcatagacaacagtcattttgtatgctggtaaaaataaatattggggtgaaaatcacagaagaattgttagAAAACCATCGCAcacaaaaaatcctggaatacccctttaagaagcgtgTTTATAAACAAGTGGAGAAGCGCTGGAGATTCTCAATCTTGCGGCCACTATCAGAGCATTAGCTAGTAAGCGCTTGTCCTGTAATATTATGTAGCGCGACACGGCAGTCGGCAAGATTGTAATAAGTGCGGGGTACCAGTCCACTCACCCGACCTCACGATGTTTGCCTGGGAGGGAGATGGATCCTCAACAGGTCCGGATGTTCGCAGCGCCTGGCAGTGTGCGGCGAGGTCTGCCTTCTTACAGACAAGCCGCACTAACAAGCGATGTGCGCTGTGCTGGAAGCTGTGGGTTCTTGTGGAGGAGCACGCGCTTACAGTCTATGCTGTATTGGGCTGTAAATGGTGGAGAGCTGGCATGCTTCAATCCGGTTCTGCAGTTAATACATTTGCAGTCAATACATTTTTTGCAGGTTCTTCAATGGTGACTTCTGAGATCTTATCAATGCTCATCAGACGTGTTTCAGGCTGTCGTAGCCCTTCCTCAGTGCCCcagtatctacattatataaaccaCTACACCTTAACCACATTTACACCACTATCCATTCATTGCATCTTCATTGTCCTTCAGAAACCAgcacattttctttctttctattaCTGTCAAGCATTCATTTGCACATTGGATGTAGCCATTAGGGATCTACATCGTACTGGAATTCTCAGATGAACCACAGATTGAGTAcacccaaattattattttttgttaataATATGGATGTGAATGGAAGAGAATTTTTAAGTTAGACAAAAAATTGTTACCTATTATGACAAACAGGAAAAATAGGGATTCATACATGTGCAATCAATATGGTGGAACAATACTGGTAACCTGGGAAGCATGCTCTATTTAATTTGTATTTTTAGTTTTATTGACTAACTGACTTATAATAAGGGCAAATATGTCTTAACCACATGATCTCATTGCCCTTAGGTGTCAAACCTTTCCAATGTAAAACATGTGAGCGAAAGTTCTCCAGATCTGACCACCTGAAGACGCACACCAGGACTCATACAGGTAAAACAAGTGCGTAAacctttattcacatttttttattcatgtactgtCTTTATACTTACATAACATCGACATAACATAATAGATCGATAAGATGCTACTTTGAAAACTTTCTTTACTGATCTGTGCAACCTTCTGCATTACAGTCCATTCTCATCCACAGCTATAGTCACTTTTCTGCTAATTGCTCAGCTAAAATCTAGCAACATCTCCTAAAGTGTTTCTGTTGtttgcaaaaaaaactttttatataatgtagataacgctattatatgtatatttgtaatatacattggttaaaaaatttgtacattaaatgtgtatatttttgggtgagaaAATGCTGTCCCCGCAGCTATTACCTGCATGTCTCTGTGAGTAGAATAAATACAGGAAATGTGGGCTGGACAAAcaaggctctgtgcattgaggacaagcagggctctgtacacagaggacaagcagggctctgtgcagtgaggacaagcagggctctgtgcattgaggacaagcagggctctgtccattgaggataagcagggctctatgcactgaggacaagcagggctctgtacactgaggataagcagggctctgtgcactgaggacaagtagggctctgtgcactgaggacaagcagagctctgtacactgaggacaagcacggttctgtgcactgaggacaagcagggctctgtacactgaggacaagcagggctctgtacactgaggacaagcagggctctgtacactgaggataagcagggctctgtacactgagaacaagcaggactctgtacactgaggacaagcagggctctgtacactgaggacaagcagggctctgtatactgaggacaagcagggctctgtacagtgaggacaagcagggctctgtacactgaggacaatcagggctctgtaaaccgaggacaagcagggatctgtacactgaggacaagcagggctctataaactgaggacaagcagggatctgtacactgaggacaagcagggccctgtacactgaggacaagcggggctctgtacactgaggacaagcggggctctgtacagtgaggacaagcagggctctgtgcactgaggacaatcagggctctgtacactgaggacaagtggcgctctgtgcattgaggacaagcagggctctgtacagtgaggacaagcagggctctgtgcactgaggacaagcagggctctgtgcactgaggacaagcagggatctgtacactgaggacaagcagggctctgcacactgaggacaagcagggatctgtgcagtgaggacaagcaggagtcagggctctgtacactgaggacaagtagggctctttgcattgaggacaaacagggctctgcgcagtgcgGTCAAACAAGGCTCTTTGCCGTGTGGAAAAGAAGGGCTCTTTGCATTgaagacaagccgggctctgttcactgcggacaaacagggatctgtgcagtgaggacaagcagggctctgtgtactgaggacaaacatggctctgtacaccgaggacaaacagggctccgtgcactgaggacaagcagggctctgtacactgaggacaagcagggctatgtgcagtgaagacaagcagggctctgtgcagcgaggacaagcagggctctgtgcagtgaggagaagcagggctatgtgcagtgaggaaaagcagggctttgtacactgaggacaagcatggctctgtgcactgaggacaagcagggctctgtacactgaggacaagcagggctatgtgcagtgaggacaagcagggctttttacactgaggacaagcagggctctatacactgaggacaagcagggctctgttcactgaggacaagcagggctctgtgcagtgaggacaagcagggctctgtacactgaggacaagcagggctctgtacactgaggacaagcagggctctgtacactgaggacgagcagggctctgtagactgaggacaagtggggctctgtgcactgaggacaaacagggctctgtacattgaggaccaacagggctctgcacactgaggacaagcagggctctgtgcagtgaggacaagcaggagtcagggctctgtacactgaggacaagcagggctctgtgcattgaggacaaacagggctctgcgcagtgatgTCAAGTAAGGCTCTTTGCTGTGATGAAAagaagggctctttgcactgaagacaagcagggctttgtacactgaggacaagcagggctctgtgcagtgaggacaagcagggctctgtgcactgaggacaaacatggctctgtacaccgaggacaagcagggctctgtgcagtgaggacaagcagggctctgtgcagtgaggacaagcagggctttgtacactgaggacaagcagggctctgtgcactgaggataagtagggctctctacactgaggacaaacagggctctgtgcagtgaggacaagcagggctctgtacactgaggacaagcagggctcagtacactgaggacaagcggggctctgtacactgtggacatgcagggctctgtgaagtgaggacaagcaggactctgtgcactggggacaagcagcgctctgtacagtgaggacaagcagggctctgtacactgaggacaagcagggctctgtacacggaagacaagcagggctatgtgcaggctcctggcttgtcggTTATCCTGCTGCGTGAACCAGGGGCACACAGGCAAGAGCAGGCATTTTTTACACcccaaaatatacatttttttttaaccaatgtatattacaaatatacatataatatcattatctacattatgtaaacGTTTTAGCAAATAACAGGCACACTTTAATGGAAAATCATGTGGTCATTGGCCATGTCATGTGGACTGATTTTTGTTTGCTTGTGGCAACGTAGCAATGCATCCTTACTAAGAACTACGTAGCAGGCCCACAAGTTAACCTTTGCACAAACCTCTATATATACCAGCAATAGGTATCTTTTAAGGTGAATAGGTACATTATGGTAACTTTTACTGGTTTTATAGTTTTTACCTTTTATAACTGATGGGTACATCTCGGTGTTAGGTTTACCTAGATTAGTCTTTTCCACACTTTGCAAATTGAGAAATATAAATTCTTTATGTaaccttttttggggtttttagCATGCTTTATTTTTACCTTTATGTAATATTTGATCCTCAGTTACCAGTGTTTGGTGTTCCTCCTTGATAACTGGACATTTCTATGTTGACAGGTGAGAAGCCTTTCAGTTGCAGATGGCCTAGCTGTCAGAAGAAGTTTGCCCGGTCTGATGAGTTGGTCCGACATCACAACATGCATCAAAGAAATATGACAAAACTTCAGCTGGCCTTATAGGTGCCAAAGGATGAGGTTGAATAgacttatatatatatgtctactgtatTATATACAAAGATTCCAGCACTTCCACCCAGTGGACTTCTAATATACCAATGAAGAGGTGGGACTTGGCTGGCTGACCTGGCTACAGGAATGGGTGGATTCATCTATCGCAACGGCCATAAAGCTGGAGGCCTAAAGGCCGAATGAGTCTTTCAATATCCGTTCAGGGCTTTATTTGGAAAAAAGAAGCGTTTGGCCAATAAAATTAACGTGACCCTTCACATGGGGAACCTTGGACAACACTGGTCAAATGAGGGACTAtacttatactgtatataaaccttATTCTACTTATTTAACTTGCGGAGATGCAACACAGTCTGCAGCATGAACAAGTCTATAATGGTAACATTGATGTAGTGTTGTTGTGTGGTGAGGTTTCTACTGATTTTCCAAAGCATTGATGCttgttcttagttttttttttcctgcagatg
The sequence above is a segment of the Hyla sarda isolate aHylSar1 chromosome 6, aHylSar1.hap1, whole genome shotgun sequence genome. Coding sequences within it:
- the WT1 gene encoding Wilms tumor protein isoform X9, which codes for MRFNDNLYQMTSQLECMTWNQMNLGTSLKSHGTTYENDSHSAPMLYSCGGQYRIHTHGVFRGLQDVRRVPGVPPTIVRSTSETNEKRPFMCAYPGCNKRYFKLSHLQMHSRKHTGEKPYQCDFKDCERRFSRSDQLKRHQRRHTGVKPFQCKTCERKFSRSDHLKTHTRTHTGKTSEKPFSCRWPSCQKKFARSDELVRHHNMHQRNMTKLQLAL